Sequence from the Cucurbita pepo subsp. pepo cultivar mu-cu-16 chromosome LG02, ASM280686v2, whole genome shotgun sequence genome:
AAATTTCTTTCCAAAGCTATCAAGAGAATTGGCTCTTAATAAGTCTTGTTCACGAACTCTGCGAATTGGAATGGTTCCATTGGGACAACTCCCACTTCTTTGCCATACTTGAAACGCCTCGTTTTGCTCAACCGACATCTTCCAATGGACGCCCGAATTGGGTTCCATCTGTATGCATATATGCAAGCATTGGTTAAGAGTGTAAACAATATGATTAGGTTAACACATAATGATTTGATTGACATGAAGAAATGAACCTGAATGGTGTGATTCTTTAGAACAGGATGGTCAAAAGCAGGCTGCTTGTAAATGTCAACGCAATCGATGATATCTCCATCTTTACTCTGCATAATTCCCATGCAAAATTATacgtggaaaaaaaaaaacattaaaaaaaacataaaaaaaggcaatgaaaagaaagatgtTACGTAGATGGTGTGGAGGGCAGGCTTATTGAGAAGCTTTAATTTGTTGTGAATCTGCGCAGAtaattgttgagaattattgatGTGTGGAATGGCGGCATGAGATTGGAGAATGGCAGCAGCAATGGTGAAAGCCACCATTGCCAACAGCTTCCCTTCATGATATGTGTTCCTCATTTTCTCCGAAGGAACCCAATACAAAAGTTGATTTTTAGTTGTTTTCTTGGGTTGAGGAAGACAATGgagaattcaaatatttataccACTTTTTGTTCTTCCGTTAAATAAGGTAAAAATTGGTTTTGGAATGGCAGGAGAGGAAATGGCACCACCAATTATTAACCGCCTTCTTTACTGTTGTAACAATTTTTTACTTCGGCAGATAGACTATTGGGCCCAACTATTGGGCCGACATATTGGGCCTTGGACTTCAAATGTGTTTGGTTTAGTGGAGCTAAGCCAGATATACATATTGGGCCCAACTATTGGGCCGACATATTGGCGGTTGGGAAGAAAGCAACAACGTTGTTTTTATTGGTCCCGTTGTCAATATGCATAATTACgactttggatttttcttttattttttatttttactttcaaattATGATCCATCAGGGTCCATTTATCTTCGCGTATGTGAGAGTTTATATCTCAGTATACCCAAAGTAGGTAGAGCGTGATGGGTTTAGAATTTTTAACGTTTGTAACTGATATTAGTGACACATTGTGACTAATAAATGTCTAATGTTTGAATCTTATGAGATTTAAGTTATTAATCTAAGGGTATTTGGGgataaattagatttttaaaataaaagaacaactCGACAACCTAATATGAAAacagagggttgggttgggttgtgaactctatttggattgctcgggtcaccaactcaaccaacccaaaatttcaaattggtctaaaagatttttccaacccaactcgTGTATGCTCCTGTTTACTGATCAacactattttaaaaactatatatttttaaaaaactaattaaatttgttattgcCAAATTTAGGGTAAAAGAGACCCAATGACTTTTACCTAAAAATAATGGTAAAATTTACTTACCAAATTTTTTCTTaggttgaaaatttaaaatctaccCATTAAATAGTTTGTTAATTGGTATTTACTTAAATATGTACTAAATTgagattaataaataatacccAAGTAAAAGTCGTCCTTAATTAGTGTTAATTAGTGTTTTATGGAGTAGATTGGTTGACATTTACTTGAATGCTTAATTATATAACTAACCTACTATAATTATTacccaaaattattaaataaactttaattaCCTCAAAACTTTTGAACCAATTCGTTAAATcttgtttatttataattactaATTACAATTAGTGGCTTCTAaacgttatttatttttttgaaataataaaaatttaaaaggtgatattaaacaaaatttttttttttttgaaaaaacagtaaatagagataatttataaaatgtcGACcgtatatttaaaatattatttttatttgagaaggtaacaaaaaaaaaaacaataatttcaaaCTTACTATAAAATGTATAATccctttaaaatataaacaaccCACCATAAATAGAACtccaaaaaaagaataaaataaaataaaataaaataaaatacacattaaagtaaaaatagtatttaaaaaataaaaatttatataatatattttttaaaaattattataattggtAAAGTaagcaaaaaataataaaactaaaagaaaagtgGGAGTTAGTTCAAATAGAAAGGATTCCATTCAAAGCAACAGAGGCGCAGGCGTAACTGAGAAGCACCATATCTTCGAATCTGCGTGGGCGCAAATTCTGGGAAAGATATTCTTCAAGTTTCTCCCATCACGTTTCGTTTCACTTTTCAATCTCTTAGTTTCTTTTCACTTTCATCGATTCACCGCCAAATTCTGCAATTAGGATTTCtgggttgtttttttgttgtaagAAGAGCCGATCACCGGCGTAGATTTTAAGGGTAGCGGCGTTTATTTGGCTTCGTGGGTGCTGTTGGCTTCGGACTTAGTGAAGAACAGCAACACCCACAAGGGTAATTTCGATTTTGATCGAGAGTTATGGCAGTGGAGGAAGGGAAAGAGCCTGCACCTGTCAGCCGGACCAACCAAGTTCGGCCGCTGCCGCTGAGGTTGCTTCAGCTAtttgtgttgtttttgtttctttgcatTGGGTTTTCGGTTGTTAGTTTGTATACGATCCGTCATTTTGGGATTGAAAGCACAGTGACGGCGGTGAAGTCCAATTTCCTTCCCTGTTTGGAGGAGTTGAATGTTAGTTTGGGTGAGTGGATTAAGGCTCCGGTGGATTTGATGCACTCGATGAACGATGAGGAGCTGTTTTGGCGTGCATCGTTTGTACCGAGGATTAAGAATTACCCCTTCCAAAGGGTTCCGAAGGTGGGTTTTATGTTCTTGACTAAAGGGCCATTGCCACTTGCGCCGCTTTGGGAGAGGTTTTTTATGGGTCATCAAGGGCTGTTTTCAATTTACATTCATTCTCTGCCATCGTTCGTACCCAATTTTACTCACGATTCTGTGTTTCATGGGAGACAAATTCCCAGCCAGGTGCGTTTTGGTTTCATCCTGTTGTTTGATGCTTTATGAGCTCTTTAAGGATCATTTCGTCGTGTTACCTTGTTCTTTGCTGATGTTTTTATGTGAGATTCCGGGTCAGTTACTTTTAgagagtagaacgaaacattgtttatgaGTGTGTCTAAACCTCTTTCTAAGcataattgttttaaaaactcgGAGGAGAAGTTCGAAAGAAAACCTCAAAGAcccaaaagaggacaacatctgttagttgtgggcttgggccggtacaaatggtatcaaagtcagacacggggcgatgtgccagcgaggaggctgggGTTtgagggggtggacacgaggtggtgtgccagtaaggatgctgggtcccgaatggggtggattgtgagatcccatgctCTCGAGCAGACCcgttttaacattttaaatggTCTGAATGATGCTGGCTGTTTTATTGATGTGTAATCTGTGTTCATCCTGAATTGCAGCTAACCCACCAAGCTTTTGATGCTATACATTTAGGAGTCCTGTGATGAATACTTGTTCTTCTTGTCAGGTTGCAGAATGGGGACGAATGAGTATGTGCGACGCAGAGAGACGACTTCTAGCCAATGCATTGCTCGATATCAACAACGAATGGTTCATTCTCGTTTCCGAATCATGCATTCCTCTCTATAATTTCAGTGTGATATACAACTACTTAAAGAACTCCAAATATAGTTTCGTGGGTTCGTTTGACGACCTTGGTCCTTATGGGAGAGGACGATATAGGCTCGAGATGGCACCAGAGGTGAACATCACAGAATGGCGTAAGGGTGCCCAATGGTTTGAAGTCGACCGTAAGCTTGCACTCAACATAGTGCAAGACACCAAATTTTATCGGAAATTCAAAGAATTCTGTCAACCGTCATGCTACGTCGACGAACACTATTTCCCGACAATGCTCACGATTGAATTTGGCAACAGTATAGCCAACAGAAGCGTCACATGGGTCGACTGGTCGAGAGGAGGCGCTCACCCCGCCACGTTCGGAGGACATGACATCACAAAAGAGTTCTTAGCAGGAGTTTTAGAAGGAAACTGCAGCTACAACGAGCAAAGCTCCACCATTTGCGCCCTGTTTGCGAGAAAATTTGCACCAAGTTCGTTGCAGCCATTGCTAAGCTTGGCCTCGGAAGTGTTTGGATATTGAAGAACAATAGCTAAGTAGAGTTCTAATCAATACAGAAGTAGGCAAAATAGAATAGTTTAGATTCTCACAACAAAcacaaggagaagaagaaaataaactaACCCAACAAACAATACAAGACGAATTCATGTAACATCTTGTCGCTCCGAGGGTTAAAAACgtaatctttataattttactcACGTTTTTACAAAAAGATACGATAATGATCtagaattgtgagattctacatcggttgaagaagtAAACGAATCATTTCTCATAGAACTTCAGTTCTTTTTGCAATATACTTGGACCGAGACGGAAATACATAATGGACTAAAGCGTACGATATCTATTAGCAATATATTTGGACCGTCTCGACCGAGACGGAAATGGAATGGCTAGGCTGGCTGGTTGGTGAGCACATGAGAAGCACTTTAGGGAAAAAGTGGTCACGCATGGGTGTGGACATTCGGAAAGGAGAGGCGTCCAAATAAGCACGACAGTTTTTGGATCTCAAGGCAAAACAAAAGGCGAATCATTGGGAATTGGTAGCCATTACGAATCGTTTTAACCCATAGTTCTCTattattctattaaaaataaaaataaataaaaagctgaaatttaagataaagtataaatttctttttataagcTTTCactaatttcttaaaattcctTAATAATTATACTCATCCAATTCTAAGtctaatttcaataatatatttaaacatttaaaaaataataataaatttaataatgttagaaaatatcaaattcaaaacatacCCActtacaaaaatatctttatcattaatattgtattttaaaagttaaagttATCTCTATGATGTTGATAGACAGTTTTGGTTGATATAgtaaaaacttattttataaagataaatgatattaatgccattcttatctaaaattaacttttaagaCTCTGTATAGAAAAGTCTAAAGGTattattatagttttttttttttaaatagagaaattaaaaatcatttatttgggtttccataaaaaaaaaaaacataaaaaaatataatttaaaaattctgaAAAGCAAGGTgtgaataattaaattaagcaACTTTTTATAGGCTTATGAAACAGAGCCAACTGTAAAATCCCGAACACACGACAACCGTCCAAATTCACAACATTCATGTGATCATACACTTACAGCCTGTAAATTGCATGCATTGCCACGCGTCGCAATTACAAATGATTGTTTGGTATGGTGGGccccaaaataaaattaaaattcacatTTGCAGCCAACATTTTCGTGGGAGTTGgtaatttcatttcctttatttccCCCACGCGCTATCACGAGCACGTGTAATCGATTCGTTGGTGCATGTCGACGGTAAACGACGACGTTTAGTTGAGCCGAAATTGGGGAATTTGGACGGTGGGTGATCCACCCAAACCCATCTTAAGAAAATGAGCTGTCGATCAATGAATGGCCAGCTTGTAATTCGGGCATCTGCCCGTCCTGCCCGATTCCCCTCTCCTCCACTCGTTTTTAAGCCGCCTCATTCTTTACATAAACAGCCCCCACCGCTCTCTTTTTCCGCAGCCAAAGTTCCATTCCATTATTTGCTCTCCTACCTTTCTTCAGCCTTCTTCGTTCATAACCCTAGAAATTTCCACAGCAATGGCCGCCGTCTCCAACGCTTCCTTCATGGCTCTTGTAGCTGTTCTGTTCGCTGTACTCTCCATTGCCGTCGCGCAATCTGCTCAGTCTCCTGCTCCGGCACCGGCTTCTCCGGCACCGGCTTCTCCGGCTACCTCTGTCGTGCCGTCGTTGAGCTTTGCTTTCGTTGGTGCCTTCGTCGCTCTCGTCTTTGGATCTGCACTTAAGGCTTGAGATTTCGATTGGTTCTTTATGCGTTGTGTGATTTTAGCCATTGATGATTCAGTACTGATGCTCGATATCGAGGGTTTTATTGACTATTGTATTGAGTGTATAGAATATGATTTTCGATATTGAGATTAGATTTTATTAGATCCTGCTGGTTTGTATTCATGAATTCATTGTGTGCTATTTCATTGTTGTTTTCTCTCTATATTGACATTATTTGAGTATATAAGTTATTTCAGTTTCCTACTCTGTTTCATGATATTGAagatcttcatttcttcttctctgttccATTTTCTGGTATTGTTGAATTTCTAAGgtgttttaatttatgatataattgaaattagtgTGTAAAGTAGTGGGAACTCAAGTCCAAACCTGTCATCGTCGAGACTAGAATTGAATCTGAAGCGAAACGTGATGAGCTGTCTTGTGGGGTAGACTGTCAACATCGTCACACTTGTAATTGTTTCTTAGTTTTGATAGAGATGTGTTTAAAGAGAAATTATTAAAGAGTTAGAACAATATGACTAATGATTTCACAAGGATGTATCTATGaattttatgttatgaaaCATTTATAATAGGATCATATCCATTGAATTTTGTTAGAACAACGTGATTACTCGTTTCATGTCAATTCTAATACACATGAACTCATCATTATTACTCCGTCCAAATTGAGTTGAAGAAATTAGCAACTTCTggatgtaaatttaaaaatcttttgttaattaaaaaaaaaaaaaagtaatgagTGAAGTTGTAATGTTTTTCAAGTTGGAAGGGAGAGGGGTGCGTGGCGGTATATGGATGGACAAGAGAGACGGCCTGGCCATGTGCTTGCGGATACGCATCAAATCCAATTGTATGTGGCCTCGTTGTCTGTGATATTTGGAACGAATCACGCCATTTGTATGAGtgctaataaataaattagtgaaaatacatttttttctttctttttgtgaaAAATTCAGTGTTGAATCGCTTACTTGCTCTGCGATTTACGAAACGTCCCAATCCccaatgtttctttttttcgtttATGGCAATTtggttctgtttctttcttgcaATAGCTGACAAACATGAGTTGGGAATTTGTAGAATTCTTTTGGGTcaattagaatttaattatttaccaTGTGCGGAGATATTTGCTAATGGAAATTTCTCAATTGAGACtcgaaattagggtttatatTAAAACTCTCGAGAGGGTCGAAAGAACACCCTTTCGAGATGGTCAGATTCGTGCAAATTTCTGAATTGAGACTCAAAATTGGGGTTTATATTAAAACTCTCGAGCGAAGAACACCCTTTTGAGATGGTCGGAAGAAAACCTTTATAAGATCGATGCGGGTGATGTGCAAGATATGTACAAATTGGAGAGAATGGATGAAAAACACCCTCAACCTCTCCTACTACTACCTTCAAACTTGAAAAGAGGAACCAAAAAGGATgtgaataaaattgaataaataagaGAGCAAAGGAACAAAAATGAATTCCCTACATCTTGAGAGCTATCTTCATTTTGGAAAGGGAATCAGTGGTTTGTACATATCATGGCATCCCCTAAGAGGCTTCTGCTAGGCTAACTCACTCCGAATCCGACTCCATGTTGCCCATTGCCTTCAACCCTCTCGGTCTCTGCCATCATCCATGATCAACATCCTCATGAGTATTCATTCATTAACAAACACATCCTAAAATCAAACATATTTAAGAAGTTGTACCTTCTTTGAAATCTTCTTCTCTCGAACTTCGTAGCGCTCCAGAGTGAGATCGGATAGCCATGCTCCCGGGCTCACCAGCTGCATCCATGGTTAATAATAATCTCACTTACTACCATCATCCACATTTTACATAACACTATGCATCATCTATTTTCACTTCAAAGAAATATcaactattttctttatttacttAAACAGTGAGAATTATTccattttccccttttcttctACCCTCAGAAACAACGATGTTGAGAATGCGGAGAAGACAAGGGGGAGTGATACACACAAACAGCACAGCAGCCGACCTGGAAATACCGTACACTGTCCTATCCCATACAAGAACGTGAATCAAACGCAGCCCCTGAAAGCTCTAGTCTTGTTTTGTAGCATTAGCATTCCAGGGAAGATTTTTATGTctactattctttttttttttttttttgatcaCTTCCTACGCTACACACAataaacaaagtaaaaaaaataggagatAATAAATGGGTAGTAGTTAATAGAGGAGAACAAGGGGGGCTTACGTTGACGGTGCGTTGGATAATCTTGGCACGTTTCTTGGGTCTCTGTGGCAACTTGGAGCCCTTGATGACCAAGAAatcctcttctttttccttgttcGTCAAAGCAATCGCGAATTTTGGCGGCCACACTTGGGGCAAACCGGCCTCCCCACTGCCACCGGACGAAGACCCACCCTTTTTGCTATCGTGCGCCGTGTCCGATGTAGCCGCTGATTTGTTGTTATTATCATTATGGTGatgattgttgttgttgttgttgttgttagaGTGGTGATGATGGTGGTGGTTGTTGTTTCCTCTTCTATCGTGCGCCCCTCTGTCCGGCGAGGCAATTCCCCGGACCCCGCAGTTTCCGTGCCCTCTCATCGCCCCCGTCGTCTCCGAGTtcctaaaaaaggaaaatagtaAAGATATCgaacttttttatatatataaaaaaaaaaaaaaaaaaaaaaaaaaaaaaaaaaaaaaaaaaaaaaaaaaaaaaaaaaaaaaaaaNCGCTGATACAGGTAGCGAATGCGGGTGAGGATTTTTAGCTTtggcttttggttttcttgctttttctttgctttgctttgcttttcCAGGGtgctcttaatttcttttcttttaaatgagaATACTGTTTCTTCTTAGCCGTTGGATTAACAAATTCCTTCAAGATCTTTAACATTACGTGTGACGACGCGTCAGGGTGGGTGTAGTGTATGGGTCCACCCCCCGCCCCCCACCTCCCCCATAATCCCAAATCCCAAATTAATATGATCCCACGGCTCCCATTGGGCTCTAAAAACCCTTACGCCAACACACATCTGTCAGCTGTCCACCCAAAAAGCATAAAAATCTCTCATTTGGGCATTTTCACAAACACCTTTACTACGAAAGAAAATCACAGATGAACATAGATTTCAATTCGTTTAAGCTAATGGAGAGTACCTGAGAATGCGCTGATGAGGAGGTGGGAGCTGCGGGGAGGATCCTCTTTGCCGAAGATTCAAATACCcattgctgctgctgttgttATGattagcagcagcagcagcaggagAATGGGTGATGGTGGTCCGGTTCGGGGAGTCTTTGTCGGCTCTCACCACTCGCCGGTCGATACGGGCGGTGGTCCTATGAGCCGGAGCGGTCGGGTCGTTTTTGTCTCTTCCTTGGACCTTCATGCATCTAAGCCGCTTCCGGTTTCCCCACTGCAAAAGGAAGTCCGATGGTGCGGCAGCGGCGGCAGCGGCCTGTCTTGTAGCATCGCAACTGGATCTCAATAGCAACGACCCTTCAGCTCCTCCGCTGCTGCTTCTACCCGAAATGTCCACTTTATTATTGGCGGTGCCGTTACTGTTGTTATTGCTTCTCGGAGGATCCCTTTCCATCAGGCGTTTAAATTACTGCAATTGAGTTAACCCCACAGTTAGTTTCGTTAATAAAACCATGGTTCAATCTCCAAACGTAAGCAAGGAAGAAGGATTTTGCCTCCAACACACACATGATCGTCCAGCTATTTCCAAGTTCAGATAACTCATAATTGAGAGCGCTGGATGaggaaaaaagaggaagaaaaaagaaaaaagaaacagaaactcTGCTAGGAACTTAATTATTCGAGATCAAAATCAGGACAAGTTGATTACAAGAATCGAAATGAGGaggtttcttttccttttaggtGCAGAAGATCATAGATCTAAGCCAGAAATCCAGTAATGGGTAACAggaacaaaaaacaaacaaacaaaaagaaaacagggAAAATTCGAACTGGCGATCTCCCAATAGCGAGAAATCAAATGGAGGGGTAAATTCCATCGATGAACAGTTCTGAAGATGGAAAGATATTCTCAATCGCCacaagaataaaagaaattctCGGGTTCTTCGAAATG
This genomic interval carries:
- the LOC111788209 gene encoding uncharacterized protein LOC111788209, with amino-acid sequence MAVEEGKEPAPVSRTNQVRPLPLRLLQLFVLFLFLCIGFSVVSLYTIRHFGIESTVTAVKSNFLPCLEELNVSLGEWIKAPVDLMHSMNDEELFWRASFVPRIKNYPFQRVPKVGFMFLTKGPLPLAPLWERFFMGHQGLFSIYIHSLPSFVPNFTHDSVFHGRQIPSQVAEWGRMSMCDAERRLLANALLDINNEWFILVSESCIPLYNFSVIYNYLKNSKYSFVGSFDDLGPYGRGRYRLEMAPEVNITEWRKGAQWFEVDRKLALNIVQDTKFYRKFKEFCQPSCYVDEHYFPTMLTIEFGNSIANRSVTWVDWSRGGAHPATFGGHDITKEFLAGVLEGNCSYNEQSSTICALFARKFAPSSLQPLLSLASEVFGY
- the LOC111788243 gene encoding rho GTPase-activating protein gacU-like, producing the protein MERDPPRSNNNSNGTANNKVDISGRSSSGGAEGSLLLRSSCDATRQAAAAAAAPSDFLLQWGNRKRLRCMKVQGRDKNDPTAPAHRTTARIDRRVVRADKDSPNRTTITHSPAAAAANHNNSSSNGYLNLRQRGSSPQLPPPHQRILRNSETTGAMRGHGNCGVRGIASPDRGAHDRRGNNNHHHHHHSNNNNNNNNHHHNDNNNKSAATSDTAHDSKKGGSSSGGSGEAGLPQVWPPKFAIALTNKEKEEDFLVIKGSKLPQRPKKRAKIIQRTVNLVSPGAWLSDLTLERYEVREKKISKKRPRGLKAMGNMESDSE